The Pirellulales bacterium genome contains the following window.
CGAGATATTCACCCGCGACGTGGCCGTCGCGCTCAACACGCTGGAATTGCTGGTCGCCGAGAAGGCCACCACGGTCGTCGAGAATATCGAGGCTGTACACCGCGCCGTGGCGATGCCGGTCGACGATATCCTCAACGACGCCGTCAACCTGATGGAGCGGTACATCGGCCACGACCCCGACGTGGGCGAGCGTTTGCAGAGCATTCTGCGTAACGCCCGTGACATCAAGCAGGTGATTCAGCAGGTGGGCCAGAAGATGGCTCCTAGCCAGGCGCATCCGCAGCCGATGCAGAATCAGCAACGCCCGCAGTTGCGCGGCCTGCAGATCCTGGTCGTTGACGCCGACGAAAACGTTCGCAGCGCGGCCCACAATCTGCTCGAACGTTACGGCTGTGTGGTCGAAACGGCACACGACGCTGGTGAAGCCGTCTGCATGGTCCGCAACCTGGCGCCGGGTACCAGTTACGATTGCATCATTGCCGACATCCGCTTGCCCGACATGAGTGGCTACGAATTGATGCTCAAGCTGCAGGGCATCCTGGACGCGGTCCCTATGGTGCTCATGACCGGCTTTGGATACGACCCCGGTCACTCAATCGTCAAAGCGCGGCAGGCGGGCCTACAGGCCGATGCCGTGCTGTATAAGCCGTTCCGGCTGGACGCCTTGCTGGATACCGTCGAAAAGGTATCCAATTCTTCGCGCATGGTGCGGCAGGGCTGATATCATTCGCTGGGGGCATCCGGCGCAGGCGCGCCGCGACTCTAGACTTCAAGGATCGTCGGGATGGAGCCGCTGCTCGCTTGCTCGCTGTTCGCACTGGCCGTGGTCGGTAGCAGTGCCTTTTGGATCACCTTCCTGAATCGCACGCACGGCCTGGGTGTTTGGCGGCCGTTGGTTCATGGGTGCTCGGGACTGGCGCTACTCGGATTTCTGGGCGGGCCGCTTGTGCTCCTGGTCGCGGCACTGGCAGCCTCGCCAGCCATTGCCGCGTACCTGCCGACGTCGATTATCTCACTGCTGGCACATGCCACGGGTTCCTGGGCCGCGGTTGCGGCGCAAAGTTATGCACTCGCGTGCCTATTGGTCGCGCTCGGACCATTTCCCTGGTGGATCGTCTCCCGGCGCCTGCGTCGCGACCCAGCGCAGTTGCGTTCCCTGCGCATCGAGAGCTTCGACTTCGCCCGCCAACGATCAGGCCAGTCGCTGGCGCACGGCTTCAGCCGCTTCGCCGTGCAACTACCCGGCAATGAAGTGTTTCAGGTTGAGGTAAATCTAAAAACGCTGGCGCTCGCGCAATTGCCGCCGCGACTCGAGGGATTGTCGATCTCGCATCTATCCGACCTGCACATGAGCGGCCGGATATCGATCGACTTTTTCCACGAGATGGTCGATCGGACCAACGCCCTGTCGCCGGACCTGGTGGCGATAACCGGGGACATTGTCGACGCATCGAAGTGCCTGGATTGGATCGTGCCCACGCTCAGCCGCTTGAACGCGCCGCTTGGTGTCTACGGAGTCCTTGGAAATCACGACGTGTGCGTCGATCTCGAAACGTTGCGCACCAAGCTCGCCGCGGCCGGTGTTACGAACCTCGGCGGACGCACGCGCCGTTTGGAAGTGGCCGGGGAAACGATCGTGCTCACCGGCAACGAGCTTCCCTGGATTCCTCCGACGACAGACGCTAGCGAGCAATCCGGCACCAACGAACCGGCGGACGCGCTACGAATCCTGCTGTCGCATTCTCCGGATCAAATCGGTTGGGCGCGCCGCCGGCGCTACGACCTGATGTTGGCCGGCCATACGCACGGTGGCCAGATTCAATTCCCGTTCTTCGGCGCGGTTCTGGCACCTAGTATCTTCGGTACCCGATACGCCTCGGGCCTGTTCTACGAGGCGCCGACGCTGATGCACGTCAGCCGCGGTGTTTCAGGCCTGACGCCGGTGCGCTACAACTGCCGCCCCGAGATCGCTCTATTACGGCTGGTCGGATCGAACACGATGCCATGTAGCAACGACGCCACGCCCGACACGGAAGAGGCCATGGCGACCGGTTCGTAAGCGTCCGGTCCGCCGAGGCGTGAGGTGCGATCTATTTCCGCTGGTCAATCAGTCGGTCCTGTATCACGCGGAAGATGCCGTCGGCGACTTCCTCTTTGCTACCCGAGAGCTCTTGCACCACGGCGCCCGTGGAATCAATCAATTCGACCTGGGTGTCGAGCGCGTTCATCGCCTCGGGACCGTTTGAGACCATGAGGTCGCAATGCTTTTTTTCCAGCTTCGCCAAGGCGCGTAGTCGGTGATCGTCTGCCTCAAGCGCAAAGCCGACCAGCCATTGACCGAGTTTTGCGGCACCCAGCGTTGCCACGACGTCGGGCGTTTCGATCAGGTGCAGTTCGAGCGGCTCGCCCGTCTTGCTGATCTTGCCGGGCGCAACCTTCACAGGACGATAGTCGCAAGGAGCGGCCACGCCGATCAATCCGTCGCACGACGCAAAGACCTGCTGGCATTCGGCGAGCATCTCTTCGGTGGAAACGACCGGAATCACACGCACCCCGGGCGGATATTCGACATCGACCGGTCCGCTGACGACGATCACCTCATGACCGGCGGCCAGGGCACTCGCGGCCAGGGCACAGCCCATACGACCACTCGAGGCATTCGTCAAATAGCGCACCGCGTCGAGATACTGCCGCGTGGGGCCGGACGTAATCAGGATTCGCGCCATCGACGGTTCGGAATGATTGGAGATTCTCTTGCGGCAGTACGGCATTGCCCCGCGGCAGTGGCGCTCATTTCTTCGGAATTTGGGAGAGTTGCTCGGCGATGGCAGCAAAGATCTTTTCCGGTGCCGCCATCCGTCCCATGCCGCGCTGCCGGCAACTTAGCCAGCCTTCTTCAGGACCGACCAGAACGACACCGTCCTGGCGCAACTGTGCGATGTTGCGCTGCACGGCCGGCTTATCCCACATTTCGCAATTCATCGCCGGAGCGAGCATGATCGTCCCGGTAAAGCTCAAGGCCAGCGTGCTCAACAAATCGTCGGCCAGGCCTTGCGCCGTCTTCGCCAGAAAATTAGCAGTTGCCGGCGCGACGCAGAGAATCTCGCCGCGTGTCGCCAGATCGATGTGGGCGCCGAGCGGATGCTCGGGCTCGTGAAAGACTTGGGTGTTAACCGCGCGGCCCGTCAGCGCCTCGAACGTCGCGGCGCCGATAAACTCGCGCGCCGAGGCCGTCAGCACGACGGACACTCCCGCCCCGGCCTGCACCAATTGGCTCACCAGCGCCGCGGTCTTGTAAGCCGCGACGCCCCCGGTGACGCCGACTACGACCTCGCGCCCGTTCATAGATCCCCGTCTATAGATCGGTGAGATCCAACTCGACCGGACCTCCGCCCGCCTCGGGCTCGCCCGTGATGCGCAGATTGGCTGACGAATCGAGGTAAATCTTGTCCTGCATGATTTCCTGGATCACGATCTCGAGCTTGTCATGCGTGTCGAGATTCACCAGCGGCCGGCTGCCGGCGTTCAATGCTACCAGGCGCTTCTGGATGAGGGTGGACAGCTTGAAGCGTCCGCCCACCTTGTTCACGATTCGTTCCTCGCGAAGTTCGTCAATCATTCCGAAACGTCTCCCACTTGCTGCAGGCTTGCCTGGTTGAGAATATCGCAGATCACGCGCGTCGCGCGGTCGACTTCGTCGTTAATTACCCGGTGGCGATAGATGTCGATCGATGCCAGTTCGTGGCGCGCCACTTCCAGCCTTCGCTCGAGAGCCGCGGCACTTTCGGTGCCCCGGTCGCGCAGTCGACGCTCGAGTTCATCGAGCGAGCCGGGCTCCACAAAGATTGTCAAGGCTTGAGGATAGTGCCTCAGCACTTCCACCGTGCCTTGCACGTCAATCTCCAAGACTACCCACTTACCGGCCGCCAGGCTAGGGGTGACCTCCTCCCGCAATGTGCCGTACCAGTCCCCCTGGCCGTAAACTTCGCAAGATTCGAGAAAATCGCCATGCTGCCGGCGGCGCGCAAATTCCTCGCGGCTGAGAAAATGATAGTCCACCCCATCCTGCTCGCCGGGGCGCGGCCGCCGGGTGGTCGCCGAGACGCTGGGCACCAGCGGCAGGTCCGTATGCTCGTAAACTCGCTGCAGGAGCGTAGTTTTCCCCGCCCCCGAGGGTCCGGAAACGATCACTAATTGGCCCGATCGGATATTCATCAGCCCGCTCGGCGCATGGGACGCCTGTTGTCACTCGACGTTTTGAATCATCTCGCGGACCCGCTCGATGGCCGCCTTGATCTCGATGACGTGCCGCGAGATCGTGACGTCATTCGCCTTCGAGCCGATCGTATTGGCTTCGCGGAACATTTCCTGCGTGAGGAATTCCAGCTTTCGGCCAGAACTTTCTTCCGCGCGCAGCAATTGGTCGAACTGCTCCAGGTGGCTGCGCAGGCGGACAGTTTCCTCCGAAATGTCCGACCGCTCAGCAAAAATGCTGACTTCCCTTATCAGGTCGCCGGGCTCGAGTGTGACCTGGAACTGATCGAGCGTTTTTTGCAGCCGGTCCGTCAAACGTGTCCGGTAAGCCTCGGCCACGAGCGGCGTCCTCTGTTCGACGTGCGATAGCTCGCTGGCGATCTGCCGACAGTTATCTGCCAAGTCGGCCGCCATCGCCTTCCCTTCCTTGGAGCGCATGTTGGCCAGATTCGTGAGTGCCGCGTTGAGCGTCGACTCGATCAGCGGCCAATCCTCTGCCAATTCAGTGCTCGAGACGGCGTGCTCGACAACCACGCCCGGCAGCTCCAATAGCGCGCCATACGGAATCGGATCGTCGACCTTCCAAGACTGAAACAGCTCGCGAAGCTGCTGGCGGTAGCCGTCGAGTACCACGCCGTTGATGCCGCTGGCGTCCCCGGTGCGTGGCCGATCGACACGCAGCGTCACTTGGATCGAGCCCCGGCGAATCTGCCGGCGGACTACCTGTTCGATCTCAGGCTCGAGCGCGTTGTACGCTTCCAGGCATTTGGTCGACAGCTTGAAGTACCGGCCGTTGATCGTCCGCACTTCAACCCAGGCGCTGCGCCCCTCAAGCTTGCCGCGAGCCTCGCCGTATCCGGTCATGCTCAATAGCACGGTCGAGGACTCCCCAAAAGTGTGAACGCGGAAACGATCGAACCAATGAAATGACGATCGCCACAATCAAAACAGTCTGTTCGCCCGATACTCGATTCGTGCATGCCTAGCGTGCAGCGAATTATCAGGCGATATTGCGGTTACTTGGGCGCTTCGCTGGCCGCGGGTTCCGCAGGCGCTGCTTCGCTTGTTGCGGAACCAGTAGCGGGGGGTGCTGTCTCGGTAGCGCTTCCCTCGGTAGCGCTACCCTCAGGCGCCTTCGTCTCGCCAGTACCTGGTGCCGCCTCGGTCCCCTGGGGAGATGCCTTGACATCGACGTCCACGCCACCCAGCGATGCCTTGGCGCCGCCTGGTTGAACGTCGACCTTGGCTGCCCCGCCCAGCTTGCTGCTGAAGTTATCAGGCGTGTTGTAATACTTCACACCGAGGACGCACAACACAACCCAGATCGACGCTGCCACGATCGTAATGCGGGTGAAAAGGTCGCCGGCTTTGGTGCCGAAGGCGCTCTGCCCTCCCATGCCACCAAATGCGCCAGCCAGACCACCGCCGCGTCCGCGCTGAATCAGCACGAGCAGAATCAAGAACAACGCGACCAGAAACATCAACACCATCAGGATGCCGCCGAACATGGCTCTTTCTCCTGCACGACTAGTCCATTGTGGGCGAGTACTGTGACGAGCCGCCGCGGGTGTGCAACGGTGAAAACTCGCCCGAAAAGTTCGCAATCCTTGCTAACGCGCCGCGGCGGCAATGCCCAGAAAATCATCCGCCTTCAGGCTTGCCCCGCCGATGAGCGCTCCATCGATATCCGGCTGTGCGAGCAGTTCGCCGGCGTTGCCCGGCTTGACGCTGCCGCCGTACAGAATCCGGACCTTCTCCGCAGTGGCAGTATTGTATCGCTCGGTCACGATTCTGCGAAGGTCCCGATGCACCTCTTCGGCCTGCTCGGGCGTGGCCACCTGACCGGTTCCGATGGCCCAAACCGGCTCGTAGGCAATGACCGTTTTCTCCATGTCCGCCGCTGATAGACCCGCGAGTGACCCGGCCATCTGCCGGGCAATGACCGCACCGGTCTGCCCCGCCTGGCGCTCGGCCAGTAGCTCGCCGACGCACACGACCGGCACGATCCCCGCGGCCAGAGCCGCCACGGTCTTGGCCCGCACCTGGTCGTCGGTCTCGCCCAGAATATTGCGGCGTTCGCTATGCCCCAGAATAACGTACTGGCAGCCCAGATCCTTGAGCATCGCGGCACTCGTTTCGCCGGTGAACGCTCCGTTGGCCTCGTGATACATGTTCTGCGCACCCAGCGCAACGCGGCTCCCTTTGAGCACCGCACTCACGGCGTCGATATAGACGTTCGGCGGGCAGACCAAAAGATCAGCAGCCGGGTAGTCCCCAGCCTTGGTCACGACAGCCTTGGCGAGTGCCACGGCGCCGGCCCGATCCAGATTCATTTTCCAATTGCCCGCGATCAGCGGTCGTCTCATACGGTTGCTCCTGCCGGTTGCGAAATCGTCTTGCCCAGCAGTTCAGCCAGCTTGCGAATCTGCTCTGCCACCTCGGCGTACTGTTCAGGCAACAAGGCCTGTTCTCCGTCCGAGAGCGCCTCCTCTGGGCAGTTATGGACCTCGATATGGACCCCGTCGGCTCCGGCGGCCACCCCTGCCAGCGCACAAGCTGGAATCAGATCGGGACGTCCAGTGGCATGACTTGGGTCAACGATGATGGGCAGGTGCGATAGCGTTTTGGCCAGTGGAACGGCCGCCACGTCGAATAGATTGCGCGTAGCGCTGTCAAAGCTCTTGATGCCGCGTTCGCAGAGCACAACGTTGGCGTTTCCTTGGGCGAGGATATATTCCGCGCTCATTAGCAAGTCTTTAACGCTGGCGCTCATGCCGCGCTTCAGCAGCACGGGCCGACGCGTCTGACCGACTTCCGTAAGCAAGTTGAAATTCTGCATGTTGCGGGCGCCGATCTGGAACATATCGGTGTATCGATCCACCAGTTCCACGCGGCGCGGATCCATTACCTCGGTAACGATCGGCATGCCGTACTTGTCGCCCGTGTCGCGCAGGATCTTCAGCCCCTCTTCGCCCAAACCTTGAAACGCATAGGGGCTGGTGCGCGGCTTGAAGGCGCCACCGCGCAGGACATTCGCCCCGGCGGCCTTGATAGCGGCCGCGATCGAATCCAATCGTTCGGCGCTTTCCACGGCACAGGGACCAGCGATCATGCCCAGGTAGCCG
Protein-coding sequences here:
- the aroF gene encoding 3-deoxy-7-phosphoheptulonate synthase, producing MIIVLKPNVTEQQIEHVVQRVEALGLKAHLSRGTYRTIIGVIGDEAKTQVAPLEAIPGVAQVVPILPPYKLASLEAHPEPSVVDVAGVKFGGGYLGMIAGPCAVESAERLDSIAAAIKAAGANVLRGGAFKPRTSPYAFQGLGEEGLKILRDTGDKYGMPIVTEVMDPRRVELVDRYTDMFQIGARNMQNFNLLTEVGQTRRPVLLKRGMSASVKDLLMSAEYILAQGNANVVLCERGIKSFDSATRNLFDVAAVPLAKTLSHLPIIVDPSHATGRPDLIPACALAGVAAGADGVHIEVHNCPEEALSDGEQALLPEQYAEVAEQIRKLAELLGKTISQPAGATV
- a CDS encoding YicC/YloC family endoribonuclease, with protein sequence MLLSMTGYGEARGKLEGRSAWVEVRTINGRYFKLSTKCLEAYNALEPEIEQVVRRQIRRGSIQVTLRVDRPRTGDASGINGVVLDGYRQQLRELFQSWKVDDPIPYGALLELPGVVVEHAVSSTELAEDWPLIESTLNAALTNLANMRSKEGKAMAADLADNCRQIASELSHVEQRTPLVAEAYRTRLTDRLQKTLDQFQVTLEPGDLIREVSIFAERSDISEETVRLRSHLEQFDQLLRAEESSGRKLEFLTQEMFREANTIGSKANDVTISRHVIEIKAAIERVREMIQNVE
- a CDS encoding DNA-directed RNA polymerase subunit omega, with the protein product MIDELREERIVNKVGGRFKLSTLIQKRLVALNAGSRPLVNLDTHDKLEIVIQEIMQDKIYLDSSANLRITGEPEAGGGPVELDLTDL
- the secG gene encoding preprotein translocase subunit SecG, which gives rise to MFGGILMVLMFLVALFLILLVLIQRGRGGGLAGAFGGMGGQSAFGTKAGDLFTRITIVAASIWVVLCVLGVKYYNTPDNFSSKLGGAAKVDVQPGGAKASLGGVDVDVKASPQGTEAAPGTGETKAPEGSATEGSATETAPPATGSATSEAAPAEPAASEAPK
- a CDS encoding phosphopantothenoylcysteine decarboxylase, whose protein sequence is MARILITSGPTRQYLDAVRYLTNASSGRMGCALAASALAAGHEVIVVSGPVDVEYPPGVRVIPVVSTEEMLAECQQVFASCDGLIGVAAPCDYRPVKVAPGKISKTGEPLELHLIETPDVVATLGAAKLGQWLVGFALEADDHRLRALAKLEKKHCDLMVSNGPEAMNALDTQVELIDSTGAVVQELSGSKEEVADGIFRVIQDRLIDQRK
- the gmk gene encoding guanylate kinase, with amino-acid sequence MNIRSGQLVIVSGPSGAGKTTLLQRVYEHTDLPLVPSVSATTRRPRPGEQDGVDYHFLSREEFARRRQHGDFLESCEVYGQGDWYGTLREEVTPSLAAGKWVVLEIDVQGTVEVLRHYPQALTIFVEPGSLDELERRLRDRGTESAAALERRLEVARHELASIDIYRHRVINDEVDRATRVICDILNQASLQQVGDVSE
- a CDS encoding flavoprotein, which gives rise to MNGREVVVGVTGGVAAYKTAALVSQLVQAGAGVSVVLTASAREFIGAATFEALTGRAVNTQVFHEPEHPLGAHIDLATRGEILCVAPATANFLAKTAQGLADDLLSTLALSFTGTIMLAPAMNCEMWDKPAVQRNIAQLRQDGVVLVGPEEGWLSCRQRGMGRMAAPEKIFAAIAEQLSQIPKK
- a CDS encoding metallophosphoesterase translates to MEPLLACSLFALAVVGSSAFWITFLNRTHGLGVWRPLVHGCSGLALLGFLGGPLVLLVAALAASPAIAAYLPTSIISLLAHATGSWAAVAAQSYALACLLVALGPFPWWIVSRRLRRDPAQLRSLRIESFDFARQRSGQSLAHGFSRFAVQLPGNEVFQVEVNLKTLALAQLPPRLEGLSISHLSDLHMSGRISIDFFHEMVDRTNALSPDLVAITGDIVDASKCLDWIVPTLSRLNAPLGVYGVLGNHDVCVDLETLRTKLAAAGVTNLGGRTRRLEVAGETIVLTGNELPWIPPTTDASEQSGTNEPADALRILLSHSPDQIGWARRRRYDLMLAGHTHGGQIQFPFFGAVLAPSIFGTRYASGLFYEAPTLMHVSRGVSGLTPVRYNCRPEIALLRLVGSNTMPCSNDATPDTEEAMATGS
- the tpiA gene encoding triose-phosphate isomerase, with product MRRPLIAGNWKMNLDRAGAVALAKAVVTKAGDYPAADLLVCPPNVYIDAVSAVLKGSRVALGAQNMYHEANGAFTGETSAAMLKDLGCQYVILGHSERRNILGETDDQVRAKTVAALAAGIVPVVCVGELLAERQAGQTGAVIARQMAGSLAGLSAADMEKTVIAYEPVWAIGTGQVATPEQAEEVHRDLRRIVTERYNTATAEKVRILYGGSVKPGNAGELLAQPDIDGALIGGASLKADDFLGIAAAAR